The proteins below are encoded in one region of Bifidobacterium dentium JCM 1195 = DSM 20436:
- a CDS encoding LacI family DNA-binding transcriptional regulator → MAYVTIRDVARRAGISVSTVSRALNGNGRISAETKHAVEKAMEELHYIPDSRARAMRSSSTKTVGLLVPDIRNGYFADLAYAIQDTLSKAGYCTFIGTSSENVRQQDVFITNMLSQHIDGAIIVPQGEMSEALQRLLRRQLPVVFVDRRADELDMVPLVDSDPFPGMESALRDIQEQGHSKVGYVSGPILDSPTLRERELAFRDCGTRLFGEENVFVESTSFDQSSCVSVIRRMLSSGVTSMVFGYSPDTVRAIAMMNGVGGVLESGMSFISFDDIELFRLTTPQVSVISQQVQRLGCLGAETFLDMVQGGHPRSRRVETIYIQRGSVESVR, encoded by the coding sequence ATGGCGTACGTTACGATTCGCGACGTGGCGCGGCGCGCAGGTATTTCTGTATCTACGGTGTCACGAGCGCTCAACGGCAATGGCAGGATATCCGCCGAGACCAAGCATGCGGTCGAGAAGGCGATGGAAGAGCTCCACTACATTCCCGACTCACGTGCTCGGGCCATGCGATCATCGTCCACGAAGACCGTCGGGCTGCTTGTTCCCGATATTCGAAACGGATACTTTGCGGATCTGGCGTATGCGATTCAAGACACTCTATCTAAAGCGGGATATTGCACATTCATCGGAACATCGTCCGAGAATGTGAGACAGCAGGATGTTTTCATCACGAACATGCTGTCGCAGCATATCGATGGGGCGATTATTGTGCCTCAGGGTGAGATGTCGGAGGCATTGCAACGTCTGTTGCGTAGACAATTGCCGGTGGTATTTGTGGACCGTCGCGCGGATGAGCTCGACATGGTGCCCTTAGTGGATTCCGACCCGTTCCCCGGGATGGAATCCGCATTAAGAGACATTCAAGAGCAGGGGCATTCCAAGGTTGGATATGTCTCCGGTCCGATTTTGGATTCGCCTACTTTGCGAGAGCGTGAGCTTGCTTTCCGTGATTGCGGAACACGTTTATTCGGCGAAGAGAATGTCTTCGTTGAATCTACCAGTTTTGACCAGTCCTCTTGTGTCTCAGTGATACGCCGCATGCTGTCGTCCGGCGTGACGTCGATGGTGTTTGGCTATTCGCCTGATACCGTACGTGCCATTGCCATGATGAATGGCGTGGGGGGTGTGCTGGAAAGTGGAATGTCATTTATTTCATTTGATGACATTGAGCTATTCCGATTGACGACGCCGCAAGTGTCCGTGATTTCTCAGCAAGTGCAAAGACTGGGTTGTTTAGGCGCGGAAACCTTCCTTGACATGGTTCAAGGAGGTCACCCGCGATCCCGGCGAGTGGAGACAATCTATATTCAGAGAGGATCTGTCGAGTCTGTCCGATGA